A single Watersipora subatra chromosome 7, tzWatSuba1.1, whole genome shotgun sequence DNA region contains:
- the LOC137399553 gene encoding GRIP and coiled-coil domain-containing protein 1-like: MSESRSALLKTIENQQEKLHKYETKIKDLVAAYKSQVKENETLQSTIKSLRAASSRKALKDNASEDDSEAENVKDDESESQQREIERLSSSMTDLLAEKKNIQAAAIAERKLLKQEYEEKLSALDEQCQELKEDNSKNTQLAAELRKKVRMEQMEREREQTDHASMLRELNKNLNERITEREDLVHQIEDLKKELLIMQKNSTPSENYEVIIADMTNQLQEMRSKVKDYENRASQQVILGQLQHQISDIKKQHAHNIVKEQRRADEAEERLVDIGKKSEKRISELESKVSQLSDMVGNYEKLRYTDQTSIQKLKDRVTQLDQENTALARVANPEPDDVNLGIEELVDKLRSLKSLLREACETENSSLNYDNVVGELFTDETYLHRKCEEEYSQLKEEFERYKLRAQSVLKNKTSKDHGGNKEMEDLKNTVIELKERLRHAADKHHAQEQTTQQTVEDLRQSIANLHTLHRQELAASQSECQRKVSDAEQRLRQHRDRTILLLAEKDKELDMLKEKVHGPNPVLATDAPTSQEPTSPVEDLFTESAPSSQLIHFHQELSRNNLELSAIRKQKRDLEAALHELQASISVKEEQYEDQIAVLKEEVRRLDRSQSREGINLEYLKNIVYKYMTASEPVGKQAIFNAIATILHFSPQEKKLASSK, encoded by the exons ATGTCTGAATCTAGGAGTGCTCTTCTCAAAACTATAGAAAATCAACAGGAAAAGCTTCATAAATACGAGACTAAAATTAAAG ATTTGGTAGCAGCATATAAAAGTCAGGTGAAGGAAAATGAAACACTTCAGTCAACTATAAAGTCTTTACGAGCAGCGTCATCACGAAAAGCACTTAAAGATAATGCGTCTGAGGATGATAGTGAAGCTGAAAATGTCAAAGACGATGAG TCTGAGAGCCAGCAACGGGAAATCGAGAGATTGAGTAGCTCCATGACAGACCTTCTTGCGGAGAAAAAAAATATTCAAGCAGCTGCGATTGCTGAAAGAAAACTACTAAAG CAAGAGTATGAGGAGAAGTTGTCAGCACTTGATGAGCAATGTCAGGAACTGAAAGAGGATAACTCAAAGAATACTCAGCTTGCGGCAGag CTTCGTAAGAAGGTTCGTATGGAGCAGatggagagggagagagagcaaACAGACCACGCGAGTATGCTCAGAGAGCTCAACAAGAACCTCAACGAACGAATAACTGAAAGAGAAGATCTCGTGCACCAG ATCGAAGACTTGAAGAAGGAATTGTTAATCATGCAGAAAAATTCCACACCTTCGGAAAACTATGAAGTGATTATAGCTGATATGACGAATCAGCTGCAAGAGATGAGGTCAAAGGTGAAAGACTATGAGAATAGAGCCAGTCAACAAGTGATATTGGGTCAGCTTCAGCATCAGATATCTGATATTAAGAAACAACATGCGCACAACATAGTCAAAGAGCAACGGCGGGCGGATGAGGCCGAGGAGAGGCTCGTCGATATTGGCAAGAAGTCGGAAAAGCGTATCAGCGAGCTAGAATCGAAAGTGTCTCAGTTGAGTGATATGGTCGGCAATTATGAGAAACTTCGGTACACGGACCAGACATCTATTCAAAAACTGAAGGATAGGGTTACACAATTGGACCAAGAAAACACAGCCCTGGCAAGGGTGGCGAATCCAGAGCCCGATGATGTTAACTTAGGAATCGAAGAGCTCGTTGACAAACTTCGTAGTCTTAAATCACTGCTGAGGGAAGCCTGTGAAACAGAGAACTCCTCTCTCAATTATGACA ACGTGGTTGGAGAACTATTCACTGATGAGACGTACTTGCACAGGAAGTGTGAGGAGGAGTATTCTCAGCTGAAGGAAGAGTTTGAAAGATACAAATTACGAGCTCAGTCAGTACTTAAAAATAAGACATCCAAG GATCATGGAGGTAATAAGGAGATGGAAGATCTGAAGAATACTGTGATAGAATTGAAGGAAAGACTTCGCCATGCGGCGGACAAGCACCATGcgcaagagcagacaactcagcAGACAGTTGAAGACCTGCGTCAGTCTATAGCTAACCTACATACCCTGCACCGGCAG GAACTGGCGGCAAGCCAATCTGAGTGCCAAAGGAAGGTGTCTGATGCCGAGCAGCGGTTGCGGCAACACAGGGATAGGACCATTTTGCTCCTTGCAGAAAAAGACAAAGAGCTAGATATGTTAAAGGAAAAAGTTCATGGACCAAACCCTGTTTTAGCAACGGATGCTCCAACTTCACAG GAGCCGACCTCCCCAGTGGAGGATCTTTTCACGGAGTCTGCGCCATCATCTCAGCTCATCCATTTTCACCAAGAACTTTCTAGAAATAATTTGGAGCTCTCCGCTATTCGTAAACAAAAACGGGACCTTGAGGCAGCCCTGCACGAACTTCAGGCAAGCATAAGTGTCAAGGAGGAGCAGTACGAAGATCAAATTG CTGTATTGAAGGAGGAGGTGCGTAGGTTGGACCGCAGCCAGTCAAGGGAAGGCATCAATCTGGAGTACCTAAAGAACATAGTCTATAAGTATATGACAGCGAGTGAACCGGTTGGGAAGCAAGCTATATTCAACGCTATCGCCACCATTCTTCATTTTAGTCCACAGGAGAAAAAGCTAGCTTCTAGCAAATga